Sequence from the Leptotrichia trevisanii DSM 22070 genome:
AGAAGATTAATTTATTGAAAGGGGAATTATTTAAAATGATTATAATATTTGGAACGAAAAATAAAATAAAAAATCTAGGTGTGGTAGGAAGATATGAATGTTCCCGATGCCACAACGTATCTGATTTACAGTTTATAAGCACACAACAATGGTTTACACTATTTTGGATACCTATATTCCCAATAAGCAAAAAACAGGAATTTATGCAATGTCCGATTTGTCATCAAGCCTATCAGGTTCCTAAATAAAAGTTATTTATAGAAACTGTTTCGACACTAAAAACGAAGCAGTTTTTTGTTATTTCTCAAATATAATGGGTTGAATATAAGTTATAAGATTTATCATAGTAAAATCATCTTAAAACTGAACTTTGAAGTTATGACTATTTTATTTACAGCTCCAAGATTATTTAATTTTATTTCAATTTTAGTGATATTTTGGAATATATTCATATTTTTTTATCTTGCTATTGGATTTATTGATTAATTTTGGATGTATTTTTAATAAAAATTTACATTATTTTCCTAAAAAATAGAAAAATCAAAGAAAATATGATATACTATTATAGATAAATTATAATAAAAATGAAATCAAGGAGGAAATTTATTATGAAAAAGAGTATGTTTGTATTATTTATTATGTCTATGGTGGCTTTTGCAGAAGGTACAGAAATAAAAAAGGTACATACTAAAACTGCGAAGTTGGAAAAAGATTCATATTGTAATATTCCGAAGGTATACAGTGATTTTAAGAAAATTAATGAAAAAGATTATAAAGTGGATGTGGATTTTGAAAAATGTGTATTTGATGGGGAAACTTACAACAATGTAAAAGTGAGTGTTCTTATTCAAGATACTGAAAAAACTGAAAAATATTTGAAAAAATATAAATATATGCATTTGAAAGCTGGAAGAAATCTGGTTTACAATGCAAAAGATAACAACTATTATTATGACGGTTCTTGGGCATTTAATAATGACAAGGCTTATCCAACAGTATTCGATGGTAAATAAATTATATATAAATTTAGAACGGCAGTTTTGTTAAATTGCCGTTTTACTAATTTTTGAGGTTAGATTTTATAGCAAAACTTCTTTAAAATCAAACTCAAAAGCTATGACTATTTTACTCAAACCCTAAATTTACTATAATTTTTAGTAGTTCAATTTTAAATGGGTTGGAATATACTTAATAAATTATTTTGACGACAAATGCATGAAGATTAGATTAAATTTTTAATACTCGCAAACATAGAAAAAATAGCTATTAAAAAATTAACTAACGAAAAATTGAAAGGAGATCAACTATAAATATCTTGAAAGAAGGGCTGATGTGAACCACATGAATAAAAAAAAAGAATGCGAAGAACTATGGGCAAAAAATAAATATTATGTGTTAAGCAAATCGCATAAAGTGTACTTAGAAATAAGAAAGTATTTGAAAGAAAAAGAAATTGATATTGTATTTATTAATGAAAGAATACAAAAAGTAAGGAATATGAAAGAAAGTAAAAAAGATTTTAGTAATGCAATTCTTCATTTATGGGGATATTTCAAAAAAAAAGCAACGAAGCTCGAAAAACAAGGATTATTTAACATACTGGAAGAATATATGGGAGGGAGAAATAATCAGAAATCTGTAATTGAATATATCAATACTTTACTAAAGAAATATCCAAATAAATATTTACAAGAATCTACTTTATTAACAGGAGAAAAAGATGAGACTATGGCATGAACAAATTATTCATCTATTGCCTAAAAACCAGCTTCTTGGTCAACATAGAGAATGTTGTGCGCTTAGGGGAAATGGATGGAAAAAGAAACATAAAACAGTAGATTATGTATTTTTATATTCTCCATATTATTTATTTGTTTATCATTCATTGGTTATGGATGAAATGGAAAACAGAGGGTATAAAGTTTCTAAAGAATGGAGAGATAAGAATTATAGGGGAAAGAAAGCAG
This genomic interval carries:
- a CDS encoding zinc-ribbon domain-containing protein is translated as MIIIFGTKNKIKNLGVVGRYECSRCHNVSDLQFISTQQWFTLFWIPIFPISKKQEFMQCPICHQAYQVPK
- a CDS encoding YbgA family protein, which gives rise to MNKKKECEELWAKNKYYVLSKSHKVYLEIRKYLKEKEIDIVFINERIQKVRNMKESKKDFSNAILHLWGYFKKKATKLEKQGLFNILEEYMGGRNNQKSVIEYINTLLKKYPNKYLQESTLLTGEKDETMA
- a CDS encoding TIGR02328 family protein, whose product is MRLWHEQIIHLLPKNQLLGQHRECCALRGNGWKKKHKTVDYVFLYSPYYLFVYHSLVMDEMENRGYKVSKEWRDKNYRGKKAENYNNLEEKIIDSPIYKEHDNEYLVECIENLRKKGIKLEL